One genomic window of Sodaliphilus pleomorphus includes the following:
- a CDS encoding DMT family transporter gives MEKSKIQGHLAIITANVIFGLSIPVTSDLLARYLTPGSNLLLRSAGAAVLFWAIAACMPREKVERRDLWVMIAGGLMGGAVSQLCAAWSLNYTNPVYFSLMATLTPIAVMLMAALLLGERITALKALGVATGIAGALLMVLCSWQGGGNGSNDVLGIFFALLSLATWALYLIGTRKVSAKYSSLTQMKWMWLVSAVFMLPVAGYQLPAQRLWTSPTMAWGMAEMLFIIVLATVAGFFLIPYAMRRLQATTVSVYTNLQPVVASLVAFAAGQATLTWDKPVAGLLVLVSAYIVTVASASRQQ, from the coding sequence ATGGAGAAAAGCAAAATTCAAGGACACCTGGCCATCATCACGGCCAACGTCATTTTCGGTCTCAGCATCCCCGTCACCAGCGACCTGCTGGCCCGTTATCTCACACCAGGCTCCAACCTGCTGCTGCGCAGCGCCGGCGCCGCAGTGCTGTTTTGGGCCATTGCTGCCTGCATGCCGCGCGAGAAAGTAGAGCGCCGCGACCTGTGGGTGATGATTGCCGGCGGGCTCATGGGCGGCGCCGTCTCGCAACTGTGTGCAGCCTGGTCGCTCAACTACACCAATCCCGTGTATTTCTCGCTCATGGCCACGCTCACGCCCATCGCGGTCATGCTCATGGCCGCCCTGCTGCTGGGCGAGCGCATCACAGCCCTCAAGGCCCTGGGCGTGGCCACCGGCATCGCCGGCGCCCTGCTCATGGTGCTGTGCAGCTGGCAAGGCGGCGGCAACGGCAGCAACGATGTGCTGGGCATTTTCTTCGCCCTGCTCTCGCTGGCGACCTGGGCACTGTATCTCATAGGCACGCGCAAGGTGAGTGCAAAGTACTCGAGCCTCACGCAGATGAAGTGGATGTGGCTCGTTTCGGCCGTCTTCATGCTGCCTGTGGCCGGCTACCAACTGCCTGCACAGCGGCTGTGGACCTCACCCACCATGGCCTGGGGCATGGCCGAGATGCTCTTTATCATCGTGCTGGCCACCGTGGCAGGCTTTTTCCTCATTCCCTATGCCATGCGGCGGCTGCAAGCCACCACCGTGAGCGTCTACACCAATCTGCAGCCTGTGGTAGCTTCGCTCGTGGCCTTTGCCGCCGGCCAGGCCACCCTCACCTGGGACAAGCCCGTGGCCGGCCTGCTCGTG